In Hemitrygon akajei chromosome 9, sHemAka1.3, whole genome shotgun sequence, the following are encoded in one genomic region:
- the mrpl14 gene encoding large ribosomal subunit protein uL14m, translating to MALFTKGFVSLIRTTEAMSRMFSTSTVCGAIQKMTRVRVVDNSSLGNTPYHRPPKCIHVYTKNGIGKVGDKIMLAIKGQKKKALIVGHKMPGPRMTPRFDSNNVVLIEDNGNPTGTRIKVPIPKALRKMGGEYSKILAIAQKLV from the exons ATGGCACTGTTCACAAAGGGCTTTGTTTCTTTGATTCGTACAACAGAAGCGATGAGCCGTATGTTCAG TACCTCGACAGTCTGTGGAGCTATACAGAAGATGACCAGGGTGCGGGTTGTGGACAACAGTTCCCTTGGCAACACCCCGTATCATAGGCCGCCCAAGTGCATTCATGTGTATACCAAAAATGGCATCGGCAAAGTAGGAGACAAAATCATGCTGGCGATCAAAGGACAGAAGAAGAAGGCGTTGATTGTCGGCCACAAGATGCCTGGACCTCGGATGACACCCAGGTTTGACTCTAACAACGTGGTGCTCATCGAAGACAATGGGAACCCAACAGGGACACGCATCAAGGTGCCTATCCCCAAAGCTCTGCGGAAAATGGGTGGGGAATATTCCAAAATACTAGCCATCGCTCAGAAACTTGTCTGA